A stretch of Brassica napus cultivar Da-Ae chromosome C6, Da-Ae, whole genome shotgun sequence DNA encodes these proteins:
- the LOC106357343 gene encoding membrane-anchored ubiquitin-fold protein 5 isoform X1: protein MLLVARSCNCTSCSDSLILKMGDEGWIELKFRLADGTDIGPSKYSQFTTVASLKENIIAQWPKDKENGPKMINEIKLINGGKILENNTTLSEARSIQICEHPGMVTTMHVVLPPPIVGRRDGNFNAFPLDFFCVYISQSFGFCYCSEKLQNEPAVKNSCVCCIL, encoded by the exons ATGCTCTTAGTTGCTAGAAGTTGTAATTGCACCTCTTGCTCGGACAGCCTGATCCTCAAGATGGGAGATGAAGGTTGGATAGAACTTAAGTTCAGACTCGCAGATGGCACCGACATCGGACCGAGCAAATACAGTCAGTTCACGACTGTTGCGTCTCTCAAGGAGAATATCATTGCTCAATGGCCTAAAG ACAAAGAAAATGGCCCAAAGATGATAAATGAGATCAAGCTCATCAATGGTGGCAAAATACTGGAGAACAACACAACACTTTCTGAAGCCAGGTCAATACAAATTTGTGAACATCCTGGAATGGTAACTACGATGCATGTTGTTCTTCCTCCTCCTATTGTAGGCCGAAGAGACGGTAACTTCAATGCATTTcctcttgattttttttgtgtttatatatctcaaagttttggtttttgttaTTGTTCAGAGAAACTGCAGAATGAACCTGCAGTGAAGAACAGTTGTGTATGCTGCATTTTGTAA
- the LOC106357343 gene encoding membrane-anchored ubiquitin-fold protein 5 isoform X2: MLLVARSCNCTSCSDSLILKMGDEGWIELKFRLADGTDIGPSKYSQFTTVASLKENIIAQWPKDKENGPKMINEIKLINGGKILENNTTLSEARSIQICEHPGMVTTMHVVLPPPIVGRRDEKLQNEPAVKNSCVCCIL, encoded by the exons ATGCTCTTAGTTGCTAGAAGTTGTAATTGCACCTCTTGCTCGGACAGCCTGATCCTCAAGATGGGAGATGAAGGTTGGATAGAACTTAAGTTCAGACTCGCAGATGGCACCGACATCGGACCGAGCAAATACAGTCAGTTCACGACTGTTGCGTCTCTCAAGGAGAATATCATTGCTCAATGGCCTAAAG ACAAAGAAAATGGCCCAAAGATGATAAATGAGATCAAGCTCATCAATGGTGGCAAAATACTGGAGAACAACACAACACTTTCTGAAGCCAGGTCAATACAAATTTGTGAACATCCTGGAATGGTAACTACGATGCATGTTGTTCTTCCTCCTCCTATTGTAGGCCGAAGAGACG AGAAACTGCAGAATGAACCTGCAGTGAAGAACAGTTGTGTATGCTGCATTTTGTAA
- the BNAC06G38420D gene encoding uncharacterized protein BNAC06G38420D, which translates to MERSSKCAVCYSSFRASICVACVNRSLHECKTVLDSLKSRREVSYSRLSSLLVAKERAMIQQCWMDLHNEKLDKLRDKLELQVEKLQKSKSTFRRLSSNLKERYGVIESTNVALEKSRVRQLENHYSDTIGDHYLVYIELTSERLYKQALVMKQICKLFPLSKVTVEGHNKYGSSGQYDQICNAVLPQGLNPLSVPPKELAASLGYMVQLLNLVVHKLAVPALHNLGFGGSCSRIWQRDSYWKSHPSSPSDEYPLFVPSHDYFSVEGKSSWTGRDTTNFGVTSLKSDGSVEEDYHDLDVVNLSSASPHSAETFRNVQRGIAHLKQSVAHLTAYGYSSLSMEVPSGASTFETFAKLLNTLSSIKEVQSALSLGFSSSNKQKQEPNKSVWNLNSSSSSTMLNSSHIQPTSWNNKSYYNVPNRDPSSIDEWNLVEYPHFSHQAMKFNFPNKY; encoded by the exons ATGGAGAGATCTAGTAAATGTGCTGTTTGCTACTCTTCGTTTCGTGCTTCGATCTGCGTAGCGTGTGTGAATCGCAGCTTACACGAATGCAAAACTGTGCTGGACTCGTTGAAGAGCCGCCGAGAGGTTTCGTACTCGAGACTGAGTAGCTTGCTCGTCGCTAAG GAGAGAGCAATGATTCAGCAGTGTTGGATGGATCTTCACAACGAGAAGCTTGATAAGCTGCGGGACAAGCTCGAGCTACAAGTGGAGAAGTTACAGAAAA GCAAAAGCACGTTTCGGAGACTGTCTAGCAATCTGAAAGAGAGATATGGCGTTATTGAATCGACTAATGTTGCT TTGGAGAAGAGCCGTGTTCGCCAACTGGAGAATCACTATTCAGATACTATTGGCGATCACTACTTGGTTTAT ATCGAGCTTACTTCAGAACGCCTTTATAAACAGGCTTTGGTTATGAAACAGATATGCAAATTATTCCCTCTATCAAAG GTGACGGTAGAGGGCCATAACAAATATGGGAGTAGTGGACAGTATGATCAGATCTGCAATGCTGTCCTACCACAAGGTCTCAACCCACTCTCTGTTCCTCCAAAAGAGCTGGCAGCCTCTTTAGG GTACATGGTGCAGCTTCTGAATCTTGTTGTCCATAAGCTCGCAGTGCCTGCACTCCATAACTTGGGTTTTGGG gGTTCTTGTTCAAGAATATGGCAACGAGATTCATATTGGAAATCTCACCCGTCTTCTCCAAG CGATGAGTATCCTCTCTTTGTACCATCCCATGATTACTTCTCAGTTGAAGGGAAAAGTTCCTGGACAGGTAGAGACACAACCAATTTTGGTGTCACTTCACTGAAATCAGATGGAAGTGTAGAAGAAGATTACCATGACCTCGACGTGGTCAACCTCTCCTCTGCATCTCCACATTCTGCCGAAACGTTCAGAAATGTGCAGAGAGGGATTGCGCATCTCAAGCAAAGCGTGGCTCACTTAACTGCGTATGGATACAGTTCCCTGTCTATGGAAGTTCCTTCTGGAGCCTCGACTTTTGAAACATTCGCAAAGTTGCTGAACACATTGTCTTCAATCAAGGAAGTTCAGTCTGCTCTTTCTCTTGGTTTCTCAAG TtccaacaaacaaaaacaagagcCCAACAAATCAGTGTGGAATCTGAACTCCTCAAGCTCCAGCACCATGCTGAACAGCTCTCATATCCAGCCAACTTCA TGGAACAACAAAAGCTATTATAATGTTCCAAATCGAGATCCCAGCTCTATTGACGAGTGGAATTTGGTGGAGTATCCTCATTTTTCACATCAAGCTATGAAGTTCAATTTTCCCAACAAGTATTGA